The DNA window ATAAATGACTATTACCGAAGCTATTTTTAAGGTGTTAAAGGATAGTGGTAAGCCACTATCCTACAAAGATATTTATGAAAAAATTGTAGATTATTCTTATTATTCTTTTGGTGCTAAAGATCCCGTATCCGTTGTAAGAGGGAAAATTAGAAGACATTGCTATGGAGTTGATTTCCCGAGTGCATCTCCAAAGAAAATATTTATTGAAGTTAAAACGTTAGGGCAGAAAACTAAGCCATTATATGATATATGGAATGGAAAAGTACCAAAAACTGAGTCTTTAAAAGATGAGAAGATAAATAAAGAGCAGTTACCGGAAGAAATTATACATAGTAAATATAAAGAACATATAAATAATATTAGGAATGAATTGTTGGATGCAATCCATTCTTCTGAACCTGCATTTTTTGAACGATTGGTAGTCAAGCTCTTATTGAAAATAGGATATGGACAGGGTGAGATTCTTGCAGGAAAAAGTGGTTGGGGGAGCGGGAGATGAAGGAATAGATGGTATAATAAATGAAGATAAATTAGGGTTAGAGAAAATTTATCTTCAAGCTAAAAGATATAATAATAAAAAAGTGCCATCTAGTGAGGTTCGAGAATTTATTGGTGCAATGACTCAAAAGGGAGCACGAAAAGGTGTATTTTTTTCATCTTCAAGTTTTACTGAACAAGCTAAAATAAATGCGGAAAAAAGCACAAGGTATGAATATTATTTTAGTTGATGGAGAGAAATTGTGTGAATATTTAGTTGAATATGGCATGGGAGTTGCCAAAGTAGATTCATATGAACTATATGAAATAGATAAAAATTTCTTTGAATTATAAGTAATAGGAGTCATTTATTAAATGGCTCCTATTATATGAATTATAATTTACTATCTTCTACAAAGATTGAGAGAAATCCTTAAGATTGCGATAATTCCTTAACGCCGCAATCCCATCTTCCACATGAGCAGCCCATGCTCTAATTAGCTCTTTTTGTTCAATTTTTCGGATAAAGCATTTTAAGCACCAACTCTGTAGTTTGCATGGTTTCCCCGAGCCAGGTCATTTTATCCAATATAAGTGAACCATCGAGTTTTTTGTGATCACGGTCTGCTGAGTATCTGAAATCACTTTCGACAGATCTGAAAAAGGCTAATCTGGCAGAAATATTTGGCGTCAATCCAGTATAAATTTTCAGCCTTTTAAGCTGTTCTTCTGTTTGGCGATTTAGCTGCATTCTATTAGGGAGCATTAAACAGTCTCCTTAGTTAATTCCCAGAAATAGCCAGGCTTCAGATATGAGGATTTAGTCTTTGCATTAAATACAATTTGATAGGTATGAGAAATATCATCCCGTAATTGATCAACGAAATAACGTTCATCAACCTCTGTATCGGTGGATAATAGTACTACCTGATGGCTGGCGTAAGGGAAATAGTAATTAATTAGATTATCTCTATGTTTGGAATCCAGACGACCTAATGGTGTATCAATAATAACAGGTAATTCTTGTCCTGAAGTTTTAGCTAATGCTTCTAAGATAGCAATTGCATAAATTTGCTTTTCTCCAGCAGAAAGATATTTTCTATTAATTACAGATTGATTTTCATCAATTAATTCAACATCAAAAGTTTCAGGATTAATGTGTGCATGAAGTTGTAAATCTTCTTTACGAGCTAGTTTTCGATAAGCTTCTTCGAAGTTTTTTGTGAGTTTTTTAACACGTGCTTG is part of the Xenorhabdus cabanillasii genome and encodes:
- a CDS encoding winged helix-turn-helix domain-containing protein, encoding MTITEAIFKVLKDSGKPLSYKDIYEKIVDYSYYSFGAKDPVSVVRGKIRRHCYGVDFPSASPKKIFIEVKTLGQKTKPLYDIWNGKVPKTESLKDEKINKEQLPEEIIHSKYKEHINNIRNELLDAIHSSEPAFFERLVVKLLLKIGYGQGEILAGKSGWGSGR
- a CDS encoding restriction endonuclease — its product is MQEKVVGGAGDEGIDGIINEDKLGLEKIYLQAKRYNNKKVPSSEVREFIGAMTQKGARKGVFFSSSSFTEQAKINAEKSTRYEYYFS